One region of Candidatus Hydrogenedentota bacterium genomic DNA includes:
- a CDS encoding alpha/beta hydrolase, producing the protein MPRSVRIAAFAAALAAAVLCSGGRAGAEPEPGTGGDAETVVLLHGMGRGRASLWVLDTRLRQAGFKTLNFPYVTHSKSLDTLSDSLREFVHENVAPGARYHLVAHSLGNIIIRNGFKRGFPPGLGRIVMLAPPNQPAELARALKDNPIYRWFTGDSGQQLASAEFYAGLPVPEVEFGVIAGDRGQSVTFKEPNDGVVTVDSTRLAGMKDWVLVHHAHTFIMNSRHVALLCAQFLRHGNFALTEGMELSETADVLLENETETGRDPSENGNAAP; encoded by the coding sequence ATGCCCAGAAGCGTCCGCATAGCCGCATTTGCGGCGGCACTCGCCGCCGCCGTGCTGTGTTCCGGAGGGCGCGCCGGGGCGGAACCGGAGCCGGGCACGGGCGGAGACGCGGAGACGGTGGTGCTGCTTCACGGCATGGGACGGGGCCGGGCCTCGCTGTGGGTGCTGGACACGCGCCTGCGCCAGGCGGGGTTCAAAACGCTGAACTTCCCCTATGTCACCCACTCGAAATCGCTGGACACCCTTTCGGACTCCCTGCGCGAGTTTGTCCACGAGAATGTGGCGCCGGGCGCCAGGTACCATCTGGTGGCCCACTCCCTGGGAAACATCATCATCCGGAACGGGTTCAAGCGGGGGTTTCCGCCGGGGCTTGGCCGCATTGTGATGCTGGCGCCGCCCAACCAGCCCGCCGAACTGGCCCGCGCGCTCAAGGACAACCCCATTTATCGGTGGTTCACCGGCGACAGCGGCCAGCAGCTCGCCTCGGCGGAGTTCTATGCGGGCCTGCCCGTCCCCGAGGTCGAGTTCGGCGTCATCGCCGGGGACCGCGGCCAGTCGGTCACGTTCAAGGAGCCGAACGACGGGGTTGTCACGGTGGACAGCACCCGGCTGGCGGGCATGAAGGACTGGGTGCTGGTCCACCACGCGCACACGTTCATCATGAACAGCCGCCATGTGGCGCTGCTCTGCGCGCAGTTTCTCCGCCACGGCAATTTCGCCCTCACCGAGGGGATGGAACTCTCGGAGACGGCGGACGTGCTGCTGGAAAATGAAACCGAAACGGGCCGGGACCCGTCCGAAAACGGGAATGCGGCCCCCTGA
- a CDS encoding HAD family hydrolase produces the protein MSNRPIGAVTFDLWDCLFRDDSDEPKRAAAGLPPKPKARRDLLHYYLSKHAPVDRTLSDLAFDVSDAAFRKVWHDQHVTWSVAERMRVLLAGLKRELPEDDFAAFVDALERMELEYRPDPAPGAVEALARLHGKYPLAIVSDAIFTPGRNLRTLLDGAGMLQYFDYFVFSDEIGHSKPHPAVYESVAGHYGIPLADIVHIGDRPHNDLGGPHAVGARGVLLTVVLDRPLDGHTPDAVCADYADLPDILAGME, from the coding sequence ATGTCAAACCGCCCCATCGGCGCCGTCACTTTTGATCTGTGGGACTGCCTCTTCCGCGACGACTCGGACGAGCCCAAGCGCGCCGCCGCCGGACTGCCGCCCAAGCCGAAGGCGCGGCGCGACCTGCTCCATTATTATCTGTCAAAACACGCGCCCGTGGACCGCACCCTGTCGGACCTGGCCTTTGACGTGTCCGACGCCGCCTTCCGCAAGGTGTGGCACGACCAGCATGTGACCTGGTCTGTGGCCGAGCGGATGCGGGTGCTGCTCGCCGGGCTCAAGCGCGAACTCCCGGAGGACGACTTCGCGGCGTTTGTGGACGCCCTCGAGCGCATGGAGCTGGAATACCGGCCCGACCCCGCGCCCGGCGCGGTGGAGGCGCTGGCGCGTCTCCACGGGAAATACCCGCTGGCCATCGTGTCCGACGCCATCTTCACGCCCGGCCGCAACCTCAGGACCCTGCTCGACGGCGCGGGCATGCTCCAATATTTCGACTACTTCGTGTTCTCCGATGAGATCGGCCACTCCAAGCCCCACCCCGCCGTGTACGAGTCGGTGGCGGGCCACTACGGCATTCCCCTGGCGGACATCGTCCACATCGGCGACCGGCCCCACAACGACCTCGGCGGTCCCCACGCCGTGGGCGCGCGCGGCGTGCTGCTCACCGTGGTGCTGGACCGTCCCCTGGACGGCCACACGCCCGACGCGGTCTGCGCGGACTATGCGGACCTGCCGGACATTCTCGCGGGCATGGAGTAG